aaatatgaaatttaattaaactagaAAAAAGTAAATGGAAGAAAATTTATGGCACAGGCAGAATTTTactacagaaaaaaaaaacgtgtgTATGCAAAGGAATTAATTCTATACATAATAAAAGccccaaaaaattgtttgtacgTTAATAACCTATTGACAATAAAGCCAACTTTCGTAAAGAAATAGTACaataaaaatgtcattttgtgAAATTAAGCAGCTAGTTACAAATCAGTATGCTTCTTGTGTTTAAATCACAGTAGTTTAGTTGCTAACATGGAAAGTAAGTATGTAGCATCTGGATATTAAAAGATGTTGGTCGTTGAGTGAATAGAGTTGGTTCGTCATTTTGCACCTGCAGAAAGAAGtgaatttttaatgaaatatataaagtaataaaattgtGGTTAGTGCATCAGCCTCTGGCTCAgcggttatgggttcaaggctcactttTGCCATAGTGGgtaaatgtgtccttgggtaagacactaaactgtaattgcttcaaccaagtggtctATTGTttgttgtctaaactgtcatccgaacattaactaaaaaagaaataaccCCTAAAAAGTAagtacctacaaagttacaaatttgGATCTTTCTAAAGTTAGCTCAGCATTTTTAGCCTGTTTCAgtctgggttggagcaattattgtTAATGGTCTTGTCCAAGAAGACATACGcacacaatggtggcagcaacGAGCTTTGAACCAGTTTCCTTTGTTCTAGAAGAATCGTTACAGCCATAGCACCAGCACAATGGGCCGGTTTTTACAACTAAAACTCACAAACTTACCTGTAACAAAgcttcttttaaagtttgaacTGAAACAGACCAACTAAGTCCATCATAATCCTCTTCTACAGTCACCAACTTTCCATTGTGGAACATTGGTGGACAACAACCCGTTTTCACTGAGCCAACACATCGACCCCATCTTGGGCTTGCCTTTATATTGAATGGTATCACCTGTAATATatggaaaaagttaaaaaatgctgTTAAACAATCTCTATCAACAAAGAAAACTATTGGGGCCACACTAATACATGAAACATACCTTATACCTTGTTCCTTGGTTGGAAAATGCATATATTGTATCGTCATATGTTGCCTGGAAAAATTTAGAATGGGTTGGAAAATGTGaaagtttcaataaaacaGGACAGTGTCTATCTTATTATTTCTCGAGAAcaatttttggtaaaagtaaaaaaaaacctacaaattataataaatcatatgaattaaaaatactacatgaatcaaaaaaatcatatgAATTAAACATAGTATATACCAACCACAAAATGCACTGGGAAAGGCAGTGGTGAAAACAAAGTAAGAGGAGGTAACCAATCCTGCTCTTTGGTAGAGTAACGATACACACTTGTGTTAGAGGAATTTTCGTGGGAgcagaaaacataaattttcgAACCCAGAGAAGCGCTCACAAGGTTAATGACCTTGTCATCTATAATATAAGTATGAGCTgtgatatatagtactgtggggtagggTGGGATACCATTAAcacaaaaatcatattttctgattgGGCTTTGAACTGGGGCTATGGTTATACAgtactgtaaatattctttatttaatacaaattagacaagaaaagaaaatgaaaacatgtcttaccccacactaccaTATTTAAGTTGTATTACAGACAGAACTAAACATTCAAACCTGCAGGCAAAGAAGGAACTTTTTCCCAACTCTTTCCAGACATTCTTAATCGCTCAACTGTTTTCAGAAGTGTTTTACCACTTCCTTTTTTCCGCTTACAAAACGGACCACCTGAAAAAGGCAATGTACAACATTTAAGCCAAtgcatattttatgtaaattattcCAGAATGCAAATTTAATTGGGGTGGagccacttatgtaacttatttttaatatatttaatattttgcatgGCAAAACCATTTACCATATGGACAAACCAACAAATAACCATTGGGTGAAGCAATTACCATAAAGTAATTTGCGCagagacacatacacccacaatggtagcagcaacaggGTTTGAACCTGTATTCTTTTGTCAAGTACTCAccacatatatacattaacCATTTTGCAACAGcaccatatatattaaacatatcaTACCAATAACATATAAGCTGTCTCCCACTGCTAACATATTATGGCTATGTCTTGCATCATTCAAGCTTGGTCCTTGCAACCATTTATGTTCCTTAGGCAAATAAATGCATGTATCACTGATTGTAGTGAAAGTACAACGTCCGGAAATACCacctatttataaaatgtaaggATTTTTTTAACGATGGTTTNNNNNNNNNNNNNNNNNNNNNNNNNNNNNNNNNNNNNNNNNNNNNNNNNNCACGGGGCCGGTCAAAAGcctttttatgtataaaagTGTATTTACCCGTTAGGAAAAGTTTATTGTCAAATACAGCACAAGCTCGTCCTTTGTAGGAACTATCTGtaattaaattgaaatgtttaaTTTCACAAATTAAAGaatagaaaacattttttgggaCATTTTTCAACCTGCATATctgatgaaataaaacactgaaaaaaataaataataaaaaaagtatatatgaagtttttgaacaaaaacaaGTACACTAGTAATACAGATAACAGAATGACAAATTACCCATTGGTAGCACACTGCAACATTGTGAACATGAAGAATTAAGTAAAGTTTGAGAATCATTCAGAATTGTAAAGTGAGCAGAATCTTCACCAATTTGATTGGCTCGGTACAAactgttaaatataatttgttaaaaaaatggttaaatacTAAAAAGTTGAATATCTTTTTAACCATAGTgcgttttacttttaatggTGACCACTTTACTGGTAattcatattatattgtttttgtcaTAGTACcattatatgatatatttacatcaaatataaatatattttatttttatatggtaCAATGGTTAgattatatgaataaatatttaaccaaAAAAGTTACCTGTGAAGTTCCAATTTATTGTTTGGGCTGCTGATAAGAACCACTGTCTAAAACATAACAAGAAACATAGTATTATAAatcttttattctatatggttgaggtcccATGGCAAGGAATGACAGAAaatctaggatttaggccagagttggcctattagcCTCAACTTAGACAATATgaacataaatgaatgtatcttgtttttttttctatacccagataaacaacagttgttataacacatgtattctgtttcatacaccttgttttTGGGTGTGACcttgcatggctgacaatttagatgaTTTTTCTTAATGgatgatattttatataatgcagactaaaaataaaactaaaacaaattatgaTTAGTTAGTGAAAGTATAACCTAAGCTTTGGACACAGTTGAAGAGACCTCAGTACATAAACAACATATAAGCGCTGACTACAACCAATAAACTTACTTCAGTGCTACAAGATCTGTGCCTTTGTCTGGAAAATTTGAGTCTTTCTTCAATGGGTGAAATGTTGATGTTACGTAaccagattttaaatttatcttcCAGGAGTTTTCGCTCCGGGATCGAGAGGCTGCTTACAAGAGTAAGACACTCTTCTAACTCGGACACATTCATCAATGAAATCCTCACAGTTTCAGAGATAAGATTTAACATTGAGTTGACTCCATGGCGAACTCCCCACTTTATAATTGCAAGAAACACCTGAAAAATTAgagtaaaatatcaaaaattcgaatcaattttaaacacctttaaaattcaaaaaataaattttttaaaaaaaggaacacTTTTCTgacacaatataaatataaaagtgaaTAGTAACATTTTCTAACTCTCCTAATTTTACAAGGTATGTTTTGAAATATGCCAAAATGTACACTACTTGACTACTAGTCGATAGGCAGTTATTtgaaattcaaatttaaacaccCAATTAAACTATATATCAGGAAAGCATATGAGAATACCAGTATCaccaatttaaacataaaaacaagaaaagcaTTTTTTTCCTATCTAACcccaaatgttaaaacaatttttataccTGTAGTCGAATGACTCGAATGCAATATTTTCCATATCTAAAAGTTATACTaaattttttacctgtttttcCTGCATAGCTTGCAAAGCATCACTACTGAGATAAATCCTCAATATTTCTTCGTGGAGGTTTAAAAACTGCTCGGTGTCGGTTAAATTCCACATGTTGTTTAATATGAATTCCATTGCTGCACTGTGTAGTTCATGCAAGGCATAATCTCTGCCCAGCTCTTCCATTTCAAAGCAATTGTCACAACTAAGACATGCCATCTGTATAAAACATAGGCAAATATGGctataaaagataaaaagttttaaccaatttgattttttccaaatttttatCGTTAAAAACCTATagttaaaaagatatatacaCTGTGTCACAATATCCTTTATCCATTATACAGTAGGTCTGTTTCTGAATTGTAATTGAATCCAAAATcttctataaaaatatttctaaaattaaacCGAATTTGTAAGTAATTatgatttttctttattttaaactgtaacttcttaattttaaataaactcttttaatttaaggtatatatatattatcctGTAGACTTACCAAATAATTCGAAGCTTcattataaatattcaaacacGGACACAACCATCCAGTTGCCTTTGCAATCTGTGCTGCATTAGAAGATGTGAAGTGAACTTTGCTGGTGTAGAAATACTGTATGATCAGTCTGTAGAATAACACAAAACTAAATGCAGTTAAATAGTAGGACGAggtttaagtttaatacaTCTACCCCTTTGTGTATTAATATAGCAAAATCCTGCTGGTGAATAATATTATTGTCACATGATATGCAATGTACCTGCGTTATAACTCACCAATCTAAAAAAACAGCTGCATATTAACTCGAAAAATATAGGCAACCGATATATATGTTACACATGGTGTGTAAGACTAAAACAATACCTAGTCGGTTATGTTATAAGTCcagataaataagtaatatttttaGGTAATTAAGTGATAATCAATAGGTCATAATGTATTTAGTGTTAACGTCagataataaattaaacaaatacaaattaGAATTTATTCTACCTTAGCGTGGCATGATCTATATCTTGAAGTTGAACACAGTCTTGTTTGGATTCCTTGAATGAACAAGTAGAGAGCATGCATCGGAAATAATCGCTACAGCTCACTAAGACCTCACTGAGTACAGGATGTTGGGTAagggttaaaaataaaatttttaggaaaatgaaaattaaaaaaaagttaattttaaataatctttctACAGCTCATTtggtatgaaaaaatgttgtgtatttccgacgtttatttacattatgcctggtagcagaagtaacaggaAATTTTATGGATTTACCGGTGACAGTGGACTCCTTTTCCAGACAGTGGCATGACAACAAAATTTGAAGTTAGCATCGTGTTCTTCGCCACTGAGAAGTATTCAgaaaacctgaaaaaaaatgttgtacgggttgtatataataatactttaataggaaaagtatgttttaatagaaattaataactttaactctttttcaactaaaatatttttaagtaatatattacaaaGCAGTTAAATAATTCAAGCATTTTTATAATCAGTCAACCAAAGAGGGGGCGCAGACAAACAACGAGCCATTTGTATCTAATTAATTCCAAGTTAGaattccaataaaaaaaattgttcataAAATTTACCTCATCATGATAATGATGTCCGTCTCCTGGATGTTGATGCTCAGATCCCTCAGCTCCTCATCCGAGAAGACAGAGTGGAAGAGAACAGATGATGATCGGCGGGAATAATATTGACTAAGACTTACTTTCTCATGAAATTCAATGTAGTCGTTCACCCCCCACTTCACAGAGGCATCCACAAACCTTAACAtatacggtggggtaagacgggataccgttagcacctaaatccaatattttctgtgtgtgttaatttaaaaaaacacaattaccaacgctttTTTAGAGTAGCAGgacttttataatataattatgtaaatattctttgtttactaccaaatgaaacgagaagagagaatgaaaacatatcaTTTTACTCCAtgctgttataaatataaacttttatATTGGTACAATTAAAACTGCTCTGAATCATaggcgtaaagttttactaaacgttagggttgcaaaaagcagaaaaaaagGAAGTTTTCGCGCCTACCGgcggtttgcaaccctttgttttcggtttgcaaccctttaaatatgtgctttgtaAAAGCTCATACAAACGTAAACGTATTCAGAATTACGTAGGgatgagacaaattaaaattacgcgCGTTCGGCGAGTCCGTGTAATGAGAAACGGTCGAATCCGATTGCCTggcgagtgacgtcacagtagctaTGTCGCATGCGCCTTTCGTCAAGCCCGCACGAGTGTGTGGTTATCTTACAAACGAAGACCCGTCCGTCGGAAATAGTAGGTTTCCAGAACAAAATATCGCggaaataaactgcctaaaacgtttccaacactgctttatatttatatgcaatgttttcctcaggcaagcagcatatttattacgaaatagtagggattcacacgtggatgccattgcatcataatagcggttgtttgaacctggcaattgattacgacataatagcgattcacacgttgattactgacgtcacaatagcgattcacacgtGAATTATTTAGCAAACAGGAGTTTAAATACCAGTTGAATGCGTTTGTGTCGTGAATGACGCATCggtattgacatattttaacgaacgtAAACGAAGTTTGTTCGCAGTAATAATGGCGTCTTCGTTTGGTCGAACGTAATTCCTTACGCATTATTAGTATGGAGAAAATCAAAGGGTTGCCAGGCAACCCTGCAACCCCGTAACTTTACGCCAGTGCTCTGAATACAAGACTTACTCTTTTGAATGTTGAAATGGAATGCTAATACACCCAGTGTAGATATATTCCAACAACTTTACAGCAATAATATCTTTAAtttcacaaacttttaaatgaaCAGGAGAATTGAAGCAAATTGTACctgtttcaaacaaaacacatgtcaggtaaaattaataatacaaaattttatttgaaacaaaataatttatttaaaaataaacattacagtTAGGTCAAACACTActcttaatatatataatgttgctaTCAGGCTTATTATaattgaatataacttatttattttatttaacacaggttttataactctgataaacaattgacaatttAATGAACTATCTCTTTGTCATACTGTTCCGGTTCTGCTGATACAGACGGCAGGTAAACGATAATACCTTATTAAAACCACTtaactgtgacgtcaaaacaacatttcaataaaacaaaattgtctGCATAATTTTTGACCAATTTACCATTGGTTGTTGCTACACTAGCTTCAACTAAGTCATGAAAGTATTTTGATCTTGCACACATAACAACAGAATGACAAGGGTATGAGTGTTCACCATTCACAATTACTAAGTCCACCATGCTacctaaaaaacataaatttggtCCAGCATTCAAGTAAGTTTTTAGGAGAATTAAATTTGTCGTAAGCTTTTTGggaaaaataggaaaaaactgtaaaaaacaaaagaaaaaaaatgtttttgtaaaaacagaaaaaaactgtGAAAACAGAATAAGACTTTTTTCTTACCAGAGTGCCTCATGTTGTTCAAGTTGCCAAGTATTTCAACCCATAGTTGATTATCAGAATACAATCTGTTGCCGGGGTTGGGCAGGGGTTTGAACTTTTGAgaaattctctttttttccACGTTTGGACATGCTTGAATGACTCTACTTACAGGACTTCccatttaaaagaaaaacaaattgcaACAACTCTCATTAGAGTTGGTTTGGAAGTTTTACACTCTTGACCTATTgagaacaaataaatttaatgaaaacgcatgaatacaaatatagtataaaacacacgattaataacataaaaattggAACTTTTAACGAAAAtcaatctaaaataaaaaagcaaaaatttcatattaaaaataaataaaaagatatacaATTGTATTGAAATGTCTAACTATTTAAAAGCGAAACTATGCAACACCAGGCGAGTGAAACTTTCTGTATCATTAACATTCAAAAACTGCGTCATGtatgcagtggcgcagccagaaaaaaaataagggggggtttaatcaaaaaaatttcaattttttttttaattatttttttttgtttaaaaggagGGGGGGATCCCCTaaaccccctggctgcgccactgcatgtatgtttaaaacactagtaTACATTTATTTCTGTACATGGGAGAGGTCCTGTAGGCACAGCAGAAGACAGGGGATTTTGCCGAGGGTTTGCCCATTACCATAAATACAGATGAACTAATAcataatatgaatatataaagcaacaatttaaaatatgaaaacagtGATTTGGTTTGGTAAGAAATGCAACACCATACAGCAAGTAAGTAAGAATATGTCAGTTTATAACTCAGGTAGATAAGTATGAAGTACGACAATATTTTCCGTCGGTGGAGTTTCATCTCCAGCTCCAAGTTCCATTTCAGGCTGAAATAAAAGGGATTGTatgaatttttgttaaatttattggaAAGTATATGAATTTTAGTCAGGATATTTTATGGCTCAAATCTCATGTCTCTGCCCTGAATCTCATGTAGGATCTAAAATATATAGAGAAAACTTGgcataaaaaattgtatttgaaCAATGGCAAAGTCACTATGCGTAGTTAATtatatcaacaacaaaaactcaCAATGTTACACATGTTGTATAAAATACTGTCTTATAACAAGTGTGGTTGCCCCGGGACgccagaataaaaaaaataaaaagttgcattTTTCAAACAGAAAAGATGTTTTTGTGTACATACCTGATACAGGGCAGCTTCAAAGGGTTGCACCTTAACTTTCCACTGCTTACTGTAAGGCTTGGAGCGATCTTTTCTCACAGTAATAAGTTGCTCGTTGTagaaaaatggtttattttcaCCGCGTTTAATAAGACCTATGCAGTCTTCGAATCTTGGGTTTACAGAATTATCAAAGGGGAACACCTGTATATAGGAATTgtgcaataataaaaaagagcAGTAGAATATATCTATAGGTgtatataacaacaaaagaactgtataatatttatttttttaaaaatgatgtaACTAAATTGAGTGGCCATTTCTGAATTGagttaaaacaagaaaaagtattttatatatatatatatatattgggaaAGTAGTTTGCAATTAAACTAAACCACTTTTATGCTGCCATACCCGATACTTTGTtccaaaaattgaaaatccATATATCTTCCCTTTAAATGTGGcctgtataaaaataatgctGATATTACAAAGTTCTTAAGGTTATGCATGGAGTTAGTTTAGctttacatacatatatatatatatatatatctgtacTGTTGCTGCCATTTACATCATTGTATTTTGGCTCTTAGAGCAAGAATTTTGCTGACCTACATTTCAGTTTACATGTTTGTGGCCTAAAGCTAGCACCACTCatatacaaaagcaaaaaattataaaaaatcacctaccaaaaaaagcaaaaaatcaTGCAAAAATCACCTACCATACACTGTATGGGAGAGTAAATTGGTGTAGTTATATTAACAGGTGGCATCCAGTCTTGTTCCCTGGTGGAATAGCGATGTAATGTAAGTTGTGAAGTTACTTTACCTGAGCAGAACATGTAGATCACAGAGCTGAGTGCAACACTTATGTGTTTTAACACTTTCTCTTCTGTtgggtaaaaaataatgactacattttttgtttaaaacatatagcaGTTCAGAACAATTAAAAGTTGAAGTGTTTTATTCATACgctcatttttgtttataattacaaGAAATTTGGCTACTTAAGAGAGGTAAGTTActcttttatattatttattataccatATAATATAACTATTTTTACCTACCAATTGGAATCTTATATCATAACAGATATCCATCATAATAATGATCAAAAAATATTGCCCTATTACACATtacaaaaccttttttaaaacaaatatttacttgCAGGAAACTTTCCGATCTTCTCCCACACCCCCCCAGAAATACGAAGTCGTTCAATCGTGTTGATGTTTTTCCTGCTTGACATTCCTCCAATACGTTGGTTTGTTTCAAACCATTTTCCacctggtgtataaaaataagaaaaatgaaatatagttatgttatgtactattttatataggcatgtttcatactattttataCATGGTCTTTACTGGGGTTTCGAAGTTCAAGCTTTGCTGAGAGTAcacaaattttacacaaagtcctgcatatattatactattCACCTTGAAGGGTCAGGTTAAATTCTAGCAGATTAAAAGGGGCTGCGAGCAAATTCTTGAATATTTTCATAagacttttttacaaaaggcAGTTTTACAAAACCCTAGCATATTTAATTAACTAAATCTAAACTTTTACTATTTtgaacatttctttttttttacacattcatcacatataaaaacatgataaCACACAACAAAAAGTAGTTACCAATGACATATATGCTGTCACCAACCAACAGCATATCATGTGAATGGCGAGCATTGTTCATGGTTGGACCATGGAACCACTGGTGTCTCTTTGGACAATACACCAGTGTTGTATCAAACACAGTTCCTAATGGACGTTTTGTTTTTGAGCAGTAAAAACCACCTGTGGAAAAATATATAGAGTTTAAAGTTTGAAGAAtatcacatattttttatcaaaataataatgaaaaatgATGTTCTATCTTGAAAGTAAtatgtacaaatatatttcacaCAAATCATAATTCACTATTCTTgtcaatgaaaaaaataactgcTTCAATTGGATGCTCCTCTGACCCatttcgagttaccacataagtGATTTGGTGGTTGATATGTTTTCACATGGGAATTGGGTTGGAGTGCATactcacaatagtagcagcaccgagcattgaacccagtaTACCTTGGTTACAATGTGAGCTCTCTAACCAATGGGCCATGATGCCAGACAAAGCTTGATTTTAATGATAATTCATGAAAACCAATTTGCATATATCTGTTGTCTAAATAACAATTCTATGTTAACCAGCCATACCAACTGATACTGCATTTAACATAATGCTTGGCCACTGTCAAGTGTAAATGTTCTGACAGTTAAGTATACtaaaattaagttatgtttaaatagTATTTAACACTGACCAGTAATAAAGATCCTGCCATTCACCACTTGCACAGCATAGCATACCATTGGAATccctgaaaaataaaaatatataataaatatcatatttaaaagtttttttttaaatttagtctTTTTTGGggataaatatttgattttttattatctggagaataaagttatattgaagtaaataaattttatcttattccaaaatgcatatttacaaaattgtgtcaaaacaaactaaatataatcaaatctacaataaaaacaaacaaatgacAAACATACTAGGTTGGTAGGAGCTGCAGGATTTTGAACAAATGCTGTTTATGTCTGTTGGTTCTAACACTTTCTTGAAAGTTTCTGTTGATTCCTTAAAATCCTGCGTTCTGCACAGcctatttcaaacaaaacgtTTTATCTATATCATCAATTTGTTGTTCCTGAGATAGTGTTATAAATTTTCGCAATTTATTTCAGGTGCTTGAGAATTTtgaacaataaattaaatgcaacTCTTTTATCATTGcacattattatatttataaaattaaatgcatgaaatataacttacttttgaAGGGTCAAATTCTGATAGTAATAAGTCAACAACACCACAgtctaaaacaaaaagaataaatttaccacaaacatgtaattgcaaaaaataaatatctcaaagagtaaaatatcttaaaacaaGTCCCATCAACTACCTCAGTGCTGCAGTTCCGATGTTGCTGCCCCGTCTCCAGGATCCGTTCCTCCATTGGAGCAAGATGAGCAAACCTCAAAGAATCTTTGAAGAAGTCCACAGTTGGATGCGAGGGTATCCCAAAGTTCATCACGGCCTCCACCGATGCCTCCAGCTCCGAAATTTCCATCAGAGAAGTACGAATGACCTTACTGAGAAGATCCAGAACCTCCACAGCTGAGTGCGACACTCCCCAATCCAAAACAGCATCAAACAACTGGTTGGggaagaaaaataaagttttaatttttattagaaaattaGCTTCAAAGGTTATGCTTGTAGCGCAGATCACTTATTTAAAGAtgtctttattttcttttggggtcctttaaacatttttcgtttttttgttgtgttagttctttttgattaaacttttatttgaacaattgattaaaaaacaaaaaaatacaggtATAGGTTTGAGTAAGGcacttttaaacatttatacagACATAAATAAACAGTCTATTGATTCAGGGTTTCTTGCCATAATTTGATCAACTTTT
The DNA window shown above is from Ciona intestinalis chromosome 3, KH, whole genome shotgun sequence and carries:
- the LOC100175584 gene encoding kelch-like protein 28 isoform X1, whose translation is MGSPVSRVIQACPNVEKKRISQKFKPLPNPGNRLYSDNQLWVEILGNLNNMRHSGSMVDLVIVNGEHSYPCHSVVMCARSKYFHDLVEASVATTNGTICFNSPVHLKVCEIKDIIAVKLLEYIYTGCISIPFQHSKEFVDASVKWGVNDYIEFHEKVSLSQYYSRRSSSVLFHSVFSDEELRDLSINIQETDIIIMMRFSEYFSVAKNTMLTSNFVVMPLSGKGVHCHREVLVSCSDYFRCMLSTCSFKESKQDCVQLQDIDHATLRLIIQYFYTSKVHFTSSNAAQIAKATGWLCPCLNIYNEASNYLMACLSCDNCFEMEELGRDYALHELHSAAMEFILNNMWNLTDTEQFLNLHEEILRIYLSSDALQAMQEKQVFLAIIKWGVRHGVNSMLNLISETVRISLMNVSELEECLTLVSSLSIPERKLLEDKFKIWLRNINISPIEERLKFSRQRHRSCSTETVVLISSPNNKLELHSLYRANQIGEDSAHFTILNDSQTLLNSSCSQCCSVLPMDSSYKGRACAVFDNKLFLTGGISGRCTFTTISDTCIYLPKEHKWLQGPSLNDARHSHNMLAVGDSLYVIGGPFCKRKKGSGKTLLKTVERLRMSGKSWEKVPSLPADDKVINLVSASLGSKIYVFCSHENSSNTSVYRYSTKEQDWLPPLTLFSPLPFPVHFVATYDDTIYAFSNQGTRYKVIPFNIKASPRWGRCVGSVKTGCCPPMFHNGKLVTVEEDYDGLSWSVSVQTLKEALLQVQNDEPTLFTQRPTSFNIQMLHTYFPC
- the LOC100175584 gene encoding kelch-like protein 28 isoform X2 yields the protein MGSPVSRVIQACPNVEKKRISQKFKPLPNPGNRLYSDNQLWVEILGNLNNMRHSGTICFNSPVHLKVCEIKDIIAVKLLEYIYTGCISIPFQHSKEFVDASVKWGVNDYIEFHEKVSLSQYYSRRSSSVLFHSVFSDEELRDLSINIQETDIIIMMRFSEYFSVAKNTMLTSNFVVMPLSGKGVHCHREVLVSCSDYFRCMLSTCSFKESKQDCVQLQDIDHATLRLIIQYFYTSKVHFTSSNAAQIAKATGWLCPCLNIYNEASNYLMACLSCDNCFEMEELGRDYALHELHSAAMEFILNNMWNLTDTEQFLNLHEEILRIYLSSDALQAMQEKQVFLAIIKWGVRHGVNSMLNLISETVRISLMNVSELEECLTLVSSLSIPERKLLEDKFKIWLRNINISPIEERLKFSRQRHRSCSTETVVLISSPNNKLELHSLYRANQIGEDSAHFTILNDSQTLLNSSCSQCCSVLPMDSSYKGRACAVFDNKLFLTGGISGRCTFTTISDTCIYLPKEHKWLQGPSLNDARHSHNMLAVGDSLYVIGGPFCKRKKGSGKTLLKTVERLRMSGKSWEKVPSLPADDKVINLVSASLGSKIYVFCSHENSSNTSVYRYSTKEQDWLPPLTLFSPLPFPVHFVATYDDTIYAFSNQGTRYKVIPFNIKASPRWGRCVGSVKTGCCPPMFHNGKLVTVEEDYDGLSWSVSVQTLKEALLQVQNDEPTLFTQRPTSFNIQMLHTYFPC
- the LOC100177917 gene encoding kelch-like protein 9, whose product is MYTGKVSLPFDCIGNFSDAAVQWGLHEKIELHEKVSLGRFCSNSSPVFDMLSKILIQDEIDSCCIQISEEKFMSEKFFSCFSQESRMESEKTELNYTVVLSPENGEGIRCHRELLSTFSSYFHSMFRVGDRSYMEATEDSVKLFGVDQDTLQVIVDYIYTGKVQFTPENINSIMKAAGWICPESELLKQGSLYLIERVTTQNCFQTEIFAESYALTQLKEACSDFILKNLSQTKSTLSFTKLSSEYLRSVLSEDRLFAVSEKELFDAVLDWGVSHSAVEVLDLLSKVIRTSLMEISELEASVEAVMNFGIPSHPTVDFFKDSLRFAHLAPMEERILETGQQHRNCSTETVVLLTYYYQNLTLQKLCRTQDFKESTETFKKVLEPTDINSICSKSCSSYQPRIPMVCYAVQVVNGRIFITGGFYCSKTKRPLGTVFDTTLVYCPKRHQWFHGPTMNNARHSHDMLLVGDSIYVIGGKWFETNQRIGGMSSRKNINTIERLRISGGVWEKIGKFPAKEKVLKHISVALSSVIYMFCSGKVTSQLTLHRYSTREQDWMPPVNITTPIYSPIQCMATFKGKIYGFSIFGTKYRVFPFDNSVNPRFEDCIGLIKRGENKPFFYNEQLITVRKDRSKPYSKQWKVKVQPFEAALYQPEMELGAGDETPPTENIVVLHTYLPEL